Proteins co-encoded in one Culicoidibacter larvae genomic window:
- a CDS encoding ATP-binding cassette domain-containing protein has product MAIIATCEQVNKSYQKPVFKQMDLRIESGKIIALLGENGCGKTTLLKLLAGLSYPDSGRISLVEATDRFSLRTRIAYLSDHNLLPGHFTIDAVVNYHADLFANFNKQKAYDILAYMHISDYNQQIKSLSKGLLERVNISLIFAMDAMLYLLDEPLSGVDMLAREQMLNGLLQFVDEFSTVIIATHMIAEVEFLADEIIMVKNGDIAYHLASDVIRTDYGCSIADFYKQVYGGQS; this is encoded by the coding sequence ATGGCAATTATTGCAACTTGCGAACAGGTGAACAAGAGTTATCAAAAGCCGGTTTTTAAGCAAATGGATTTACGTATTGAATCAGGAAAGATTATTGCCCTTCTAGGTGAAAATGGTTGCGGGAAAACAACTTTATTGAAGCTTTTAGCAGGATTGAGTTACCCCGATAGCGGCCGGATAAGCTTGGTGGAGGCAACCGATCGGTTTTCGTTACGCACCCGGATTGCGTATTTGTCTGATCATAATTTATTACCTGGTCATTTCACTATCGATGCTGTTGTTAATTATCATGCTGACTTGTTTGCTAACTTTAATAAACAGAAGGCTTATGATATTTTAGCATATATGCACATCTCTGATTATAATCAGCAGATTAAATCACTTTCTAAAGGATTGCTTGAACGAGTGAATATTAGTTTGATTTTTGCTATGGATGCAATGTTGTATTTACTTGATGAGCCATTATCAGGGGTAGATATGCTGGCACGTGAGCAGATGTTAAATGGCTTGCTGCAGTTTGTTGATGAATTTAGCACAGTAATTATAGCCACCCATATGATTGCTGAAGTAGAATTTTTGGCCGATGAGATTATTATGGTTAAAAATGGTGACATCGCATACCATTTGGCAAGCGATGTCATACGCACCGACTATGGTTGTTCAATTGCTGATTTTTATAAACAGGTATATGGAGGGCAATCATGA
- a CDS encoding GntR family transcriptional regulator, producing MQFQASIPIYLQIADLIEMWILQGRLEQGMQVPSVRQLALELQVNPNTVQRAFLELESAGVIITKRATGRFITDDKAKLEQMRQKILTERTSEFIKTMREFGLDDAAILALVEANADAMKEGL from the coding sequence GTGCAGTTTCAGGCTTCGATTCCGATTTATTTACAGATTGCTGATTTAATTGAGATGTGGATTTTACAGGGGCGGCTGGAACAAGGTATGCAGGTACCATCAGTTCGTCAGCTGGCGCTTGAATTACAAGTCAATCCAAATACCGTGCAACGGGCATTTTTAGAGTTGGAATCAGCAGGGGTTATTATTACCAAACGCGCAACCGGGCGGTTTATTACTGATGACAAGGCAAAACTTGAACAGATGCGTCAAAAGATTTTAACTGAGCGGACGAGTGAATTCATAAAAACAATGCGTGAGTTTGGCTTGGATGATGCCGCAATTTTGGCATTAGTAGAGGCTAATGCAGACGCGATGAAGGAGGGGTTATAA
- a CDS encoding Bax inhibitor-1/YccA family protein, which translates to MDYQANQYTFNPEETTQVNTDAKVATFMRNVYVWMGIGLLLTSAVAFFAGTSKGFWTLMLRTDFMAYYGIFIVWAIMGFVMSFFIGKMSKVVSGIMFLIYSVLTGLALADIFLIYSSVSILTTFGIAGGMFLGMSLYGTITKRDLTKVGQLAVAGLMGILIAMLVNFIVGPLLWRTSINIIDIVISFIGVIVFLGLIAYRTQQLREIAIHGIEGQEGNLAIYGAYTLYVSFINLFLFLLRILGRRR; encoded by the coding sequence GTGGATTATCAAGCAAATCAATATACTTTCAATCCGGAAGAGACTACACAAGTAAATACCGATGCTAAAGTTGCTACGTTTATGCGTAATGTATACGTATGGATGGGTATCGGATTATTATTAACATCTGCAGTGGCATTTTTTGCCGGAACATCAAAAGGATTCTGGACTTTAATGTTGAGAACTGACTTTATGGCTTACTATGGTATTTTCATTGTTTGGGCTATCATGGGGTTTGTGATGAGTTTCTTCATCGGAAAAATGAGTAAGGTTGTTTCAGGGATTATGTTCCTTATCTATTCGGTATTAACTGGATTAGCATTGGCAGATATTTTCTTGATTTACAGCTCGGTATCAATTTTAACCACTTTCGGTATTGCCGGCGGGATGTTCTTGGGAATGTCACTGTATGGGACAATTACTAAACGAGACTTAACCAAAGTTGGTCAGTTAGCAGTTGCCGGATTAATGGGTATTTTAATTGCTATGTTAGTGAACTTTATTGTTGGACCATTATTATGGAGAACATCAATTAATATTATCGATATTGTTATTAGCTTTATCGGAGTAATTGTATTCTTGGGTCTGATTGCTTATCGTACTCAGCAATTGCGTGAAATCGCAATTCACGGTATTGAAGGGCAAGAAGGAAACTTAGCTATTTATGGCGCTTACACTTTGTATGTAAGTTTCATCAACTTATTCTTGTTCTTGTTGCGTATTTTAGGACGCAGACGATAA
- a CDS encoding ABC transporter ATP-binding protein, with amino-acid sequence MLKKFLSYYRPHFRIVAFVLAAVVVYTGIELAIPVFTRTILNVYIPDGDLQSVLVVAGVLLVLLIVYMIMQYLVAFYGHVFGIRMENDMRSRAFNKLQTLSFGYYDRNKTGQIMSRLTTDLREVSELAHHGIEDLLMISIMLIFGYIYLIQINFWATTGLFILTFIQLFLMLFARKNMIVAFRKLRSKLAQINSRVEGVISGVRLTRAFANEEFEEVKFQADNAEYMEAYRGAFSPLASTTAVNNFFVQLLSVAVLVVGAFLVAYNQIQFGDLVAYIMYFALLTTPIRRIMNMMELFQQGWAGFERFQELMDEPVEIEDRPNAIAMTGDVQGEIVFDHAQFTYNTEEADILKDFSLDIKKGTMVALVGPSGVGKTTIAQLIPRFYELSGGSITIDGTDIRDYQMRSLRRHIGYVQQDVIIFWGTIRDNIAYGNPEADDAAVIEAAKAAGIHDFIETLEDGYNTMVGERGVRLSGGQKQRLSLARIFLKNPQILILDEATSALDNITEAYIQQSIETLIKGRTVLVVAHRLTTVQSADEIIVLDAEGIVQRGTHQELLAAEGHYKNLYEASQNGIIGG; translated from the coding sequence ATGTTGAAAAAGTTTTTATCGTATTATCGACCGCATTTTCGGATTGTTGCTTTTGTATTGGCGGCTGTTGTCGTCTACACCGGAATTGAGCTGGCGATACCTGTATTTACGCGAACGATTTTAAATGTATATATTCCTGATGGCGATTTGCAAAGTGTGTTAGTTGTTGCCGGGGTATTACTCGTTTTATTGATTGTTTATATGATTATGCAGTATTTGGTTGCATTTTATGGCCATGTGTTTGGGATTCGCATGGAAAATGATATGCGTAGCCGGGCATTCAATAAGTTGCAAACATTATCATTCGGTTACTATGATCGCAATAAAACCGGACAAATCATGAGTCGTTTGACAACGGATTTACGTGAGGTTAGTGAGCTTGCTCACCATGGTATTGAAGATTTGCTGATGATTTCAATTATGTTGATATTTGGGTATATCTATTTAATTCAAATCAATTTTTGGGCAACTACCGGATTGTTCATTTTAACTTTCATACAGTTATTCTTAATGCTGTTTGCCCGTAAAAACATGATTGTTGCCTTTAGAAAATTACGCAGTAAGCTGGCACAAATCAACAGCCGGGTTGAAGGAGTTATCAGCGGCGTCAGATTAACTCGTGCCTTCGCAAATGAAGAATTTGAAGAAGTGAAGTTTCAGGCAGACAATGCCGAGTATATGGAAGCATATCGCGGCGCTTTTAGCCCGCTGGCAAGCACAACCGCAGTAAATAACTTCTTTGTACAGTTATTGAGTGTTGCAGTTTTAGTAGTAGGTGCGTTCTTAGTCGCTTATAATCAGATTCAGTTTGGGGATTTAGTTGCCTATATTATGTATTTTGCATTATTAACAACACCGATTCGCCGAATCATGAATATGATGGAGTTATTCCAGCAAGGATGGGCTGGTTTTGAACGCTTTCAGGAATTAATGGATGAACCGGTTGAAATTGAAGACCGTCCGAATGCAATTGCCATGACCGGTGATGTACAAGGTGAGATAGTATTTGATCACGCCCAGTTCACTTATAATACTGAAGAAGCAGATATCTTAAAAGATTTCTCGCTTGATATTAAAAAAGGGACAATGGTTGCTTTAGTTGGGCCAAGCGGGGTCGGTAAAACTACAATTGCGCAGCTGATTCCGCGTTTTTATGAATTGTCAGGCGGAAGCATTACTATTGATGGCACCGATATTCGTGACTATCAAATGCGTTCATTACGCCGTCATATTGGCTATGTACAACAGGATGTTATCATTTTCTGGGGAACGATTCGTGATAATATTGCTTATGGTAATCCGGAAGCGGATGATGCTGCCGTGATTGAGGCAGCGAAGGCTGCCGGCATTCATGACTTCATTGAGACCCTCGAAGATGGCTATAATACTATGGTTGGTGAACGCGGCGTGCGTTTATCAGGCGGGCAGAAACAACGTTTGAGTTTGGCACGGATTTTCTTGAAAAATCCGCAGATTCTGATTTTGGATGAAGCGACTAGTGCCTTGGATAACATTACCGAAGCATATATTCAGCAAAGTATTGAAACTTTGATTAAGGGACGTACTGTGTTAGTGGTTGCTCACCGCTTGACGACGGTGCAGAGCGCTGATGAAATTATTGTTTTGGATGCTGAAGGAATTGTGCAGCGAGGAACTCACCAGGAGTTACTCGCTGCCGAGGGGCATTATAAAAACCTCTATGAAGCAAGCCAGAACGGAATTATCGGCGGCTAA
- a CDS encoding DUF3440 domain-containing protein produces MGKIYLDKNVFDAANERLTYIFTHFENVYFSFSGGKDSSVMVQLANRVAKQMGRTFDVLYIDLEGNYKATRKHIQEIKQLSQIRDFYWVCLPIKLRNSISQFQTHWVCWDKMLKHLWIRPRPADSINEENYLKKYNWDWFVPQMQFEDFVIEFAKWYQQEKQGQVACGVGIRANESLNRFLTIVSDSKGKYQDRVWTTLVKVPEELPIYNFYPIYDWETSDIWTVVARYDFMYNYVYELMYKNGLSIHESRLCQPYGDDQRKGLEQFKSIEAETWGKVLMRVQGANFGSLYSRGEMLSFRTLNKPAHMSWQEYTVFLLETIGTVNFDLMEHYAEKIRKFINWYERKGVFEIKDVCDSKLETKRMVPSWRRIAKMILKNDYYGKTLSFNQTKKDDEKLEVILENWRNYYGQY; encoded by the coding sequence ATGGGAAAGATATATTTAGATAAAAATGTTTTTGATGCTGCCAACGAACGCCTGACTTATATATTCACGCACTTTGAAAACGTCTATTTTTCATTTTCCGGTGGCAAAGACAGTTCGGTGATGGTTCAGCTGGCGAATCGGGTTGCCAAACAAATGGGCAGAACTTTTGATGTGCTCTATATTGATTTGGAAGGTAATTATAAAGCTACGCGCAAGCATATTCAGGAAATAAAGCAATTGAGCCAGATACGGGATTTTTACTGGGTCTGTTTGCCAATAAAACTCCGCAATTCTATCAGCCAGTTTCAAACGCACTGGGTATGTTGGGATAAAATGCTTAAGCATTTATGGATCCGCCCCCGGCCAGCGGACTCCATAAATGAAGAAAATTATCTAAAAAAATATAATTGGGACTGGTTTGTGCCACAAATGCAATTTGAAGATTTTGTTATTGAATTTGCCAAGTGGTACCAGCAAGAAAAACAAGGACAAGTTGCCTGCGGTGTCGGGATTCGCGCCAATGAAAGCTTGAATCGCTTTCTAACGATTGTTTCTGATTCAAAAGGAAAATATCAAGATCGGGTTTGGACTACTTTAGTGAAGGTTCCTGAGGAACTGCCGATTTATAACTTCTACCCGATTTATGATTGGGAAACCAGCGATATTTGGACAGTTGTTGCCAGATATGATTTTATGTACAACTATGTTTATGAACTGATGTACAAAAATGGACTTTCGATTCATGAATCGCGTCTCTGTCAGCCCTATGGCGATGACCAGCGCAAAGGTTTAGAACAGTTTAAATCTATTGAAGCGGAAACTTGGGGTAAAGTGCTGATGCGGGTTCAAGGTGCAAACTTCGGTAGTCTCTACTCGCGTGGCGAGATGCTCTCGTTTCGAACGCTCAATAAGCCGGCTCATATGAGTTGGCAGGAATACACGGTTTTTCTTTTGGAAACTATCGGCACAGTTAATTTTGATTTGATGGAACATTATGCCGAAAAAATCAGAAAGTTTATTAATTGGTATGAACGAAAAGGTGTCTTCGAGATTAAAGATGTTTGTGATTCAAAGCTGGAAACTAAACGAATGGTTCCTTCATGGCGAAGGATTGCTAAAATGATTCTCAAAAATGATTATTATGGTAAGACGCTATCGTTTAATCAAACCAAAAAAGATGATGAAAAACTGGAAGTTATTTTAGAAAACTGGAGGAATTACTATGGCCAATATTAA
- a CDS encoding ParB N-terminal domain-containing protein, which translates to MANIKLKAMDVVLADINDVYANDYNPNIMAKPEKELLKTSILNNGFCFPIVVIQDEDNKYCLIDGFHRFLIAKELKMPQIPVVILDHDISKRISATVQFNRARGTHQSLSMSKLVVQLIQNGKNDDEIAQELGMDKDEVLRLKQVSGLKAAFKDQEFSKSWEEFDNKWFPRK; encoded by the coding sequence ATGGCCAATATTAAATTAAAAGCAATGGATGTCGTCCTTGCTGATATCAACGATGTATATGCCAATGATTATAATCCAAATATTATGGCTAAACCTGAGAAAGAACTGCTAAAAACTTCAATCCTCAATAACGGTTTTTGTTTCCCGATTGTGGTCATCCAAGACGAAGATAATAAGTATTGTCTGATTGATGGCTTCCATCGTTTTCTTATTGCCAAGGAACTAAAAATGCCACAAATACCGGTTGTCATTCTTGACCATGACATTTCTAAACGGATCAGTGCTACGGTTCAATTCAATCGCGCTCGTGGTACTCATCAAAGTTTATCGATGTCTAAATTAGTTGTGCAGCTGATTCAAAATGGTAAAAATGATGACGAAATTGCTCAAGAGCTTGGCATGGACAAGGATGAAGTTTTACGGCTAAAACAAGTATCCGGTCTCAAAGCAGCTTTTAAAGACCAAGAATTTTCCAAAAGCTGGGAAGAATTTGATAACAAATGGTTTCCCAGAAAATAA
- a CDS encoding sugar phosphorylase translates to MLKTQIEQKLKQIYQDEYQAEYLVLFEQIIAKWQHQLPRAGQQLTEQNTYLITYGDSIYDKSLTTFPVLHRFLKQHVGKAITDVHILPMFPYTSDDGFSVVDYRKIDPQLGNWQDLQEMAHDYRLMYDFVANHISKSSDWFQGFLNQQPQYADYFIEYDADFDASGVTRPRVTPLFHTYGQHEKQKTVWTTFSEDQIDVNVKNIHVLVELTDIFLEYISHGARSIRLDAIGFLWKESGTTCIHLPQTHAIIQLWRELVDGLQLDVQIITETNVPHVENVSYFGNGTNEAHMVYQFTLPPLMLHTIQSGDAKKLSEWASQITNPSASATYFNFLSSHDGIGVRPVEGILDKEQIDALITSVESNGGRVSYKNNPDGTKSPYELNINYIDALRHATDIDETISWKKSILAHAFLMSFIGVPAIYYHTLFGSDNDIAGMESSGINRRINREKLDADKLAAELENDPRRNYIFSNMKQLLEVRQATSAFHPFAEQRVLTSDDDAIIIIERGIGDEMVRALYNFSAKPKIVPLQTMSKNIFNDELYETEVQLNGYSFVWLQEQ, encoded by the coding sequence ATGCTGAAAACCCAAATCGAGCAAAAACTTAAACAAATATATCAAGATGAGTATCAAGCGGAATATCTTGTGCTTTTCGAACAAATAATTGCTAAGTGGCAGCACCAATTGCCCCGAGCAGGACAACAATTAACAGAACAGAATACCTACTTGATTACATATGGTGACAGTATCTATGATAAAAGTCTGACAACATTTCCGGTTTTGCATCGTTTTCTCAAGCAACATGTCGGTAAAGCAATTACTGATGTACATATTTTACCAATGTTTCCGTACACCTCAGATGATGGCTTTTCAGTAGTTGACTATCGCAAAATTGATCCCCAGCTTGGTAATTGGCAGGATTTGCAAGAAATGGCTCATGATTATCGCTTGATGTATGACTTTGTTGCTAATCATATTTCAAAATCGAGTGATTGGTTTCAGGGCTTTTTAAATCAGCAACCGCAATATGCCGACTATTTCATTGAATATGATGCTGATTTCGATGCCAGCGGCGTGACCCGGCCGCGGGTCACACCGCTGTTCCATACATATGGGCAGCATGAAAAGCAGAAAACAGTTTGGACAACTTTCAGCGAAGATCAGATAGATGTTAATGTGAAAAATATTCATGTTTTAGTTGAATTAACCGACATATTTTTAGAGTATATAAGTCATGGTGCTCGCAGTATCAGACTGGATGCGATTGGGTTTTTGTGGAAAGAATCAGGAACAACTTGTATTCATTTACCGCAAACTCATGCAATTATTCAGTTATGGCGCGAGTTAGTTGATGGCTTGCAACTGGATGTGCAGATTATTACGGAAACAAATGTACCTCATGTTGAGAATGTAAGTTATTTTGGCAATGGCACGAATGAAGCACATATGGTATATCAATTTACTTTGCCGCCGTTAATGTTGCATACGATACAAAGTGGGGATGCAAAGAAGTTGAGCGAATGGGCTTCGCAGATTACTAATCCTAGTGCTTCAGCGACTTATTTTAATTTTCTTTCCAGTCATGATGGTATTGGTGTCCGCCCGGTTGAGGGTATTTTGGATAAAGAACAGATTGATGCTTTGATTACTTCAGTAGAAAGTAATGGTGGTCGGGTCTCATATAAAAACAATCCTGACGGTACCAAATCTCCATACGAACTAAACATCAATTATATTGATGCTTTGCGTCATGCTACAGATATTGATGAAACAATTTCATGGAAAAAATCAATTTTGGCGCATGCGTTCTTAATGAGTTTTATCGGCGTTCCGGCAATTTATTACCATACATTATTCGGTTCCGACAATGATATTGCCGGCATGGAATCAAGTGGTATTAATCGTCGCATCAATCGTGAAAAGCTTGATGCTGATAAATTGGCGGCGGAACTTGAAAATGATCCGCGCCGCAACTATATTTTTAGTAATATGAAACAATTGCTTGAAGTTCGTCAGGCAACATCAGCATTTCATCCATTTGCAGAGCAACGAGTTCTGACGAGTGATGATGATGCAATCATTATTATAGAACGTGGAATAGGAGATGAAATGGTACGAGCATTGTATAATTTCTCGGCAAAACCAAAAATAGTGCCACTTCAGACAATGTCTAAAAATATTTTTAATGATGAACTCTATGAGACTGAAGTCCAGCTAAATGGCTATAGTTTTGTTTGGTTACAAGAACAGTAG
- a CDS encoding glycosyl hydrolase-related protein, which translates to MKKKIVHVVPHSHWDREWYFTIEDSNVLLAENMYALLRFLRDHPEFPAYVFDGQYSVIDEYLQWHPEDRELISDLVTARRLYIGPWYTQADTRLVHIESLIRNLLYGIQLSSAMGHSMDIGYLPDVFGQNAYLPSIFKDFGIAKSIVQRGIYNDQLSSGDVNMLWTSPDNVQVPMNYIYFGYGPGKFLQADEAYLNEHLLPILSVLSDLNTNTDVLLLPAGGDQVFVREQFPDVVARLNAMQEQYHFVLSDYEHFMEEAWQQPEKFTTELKNELVASQKSRIHTTIASQRYDIKEANSRIEHKILNILEPMLTFAKVQGISDYPQKQLDTVWKQLFDVHAHDSIGGCNSDTTNAAIMARLASCERIVNDLLNIVQKRIAHAAITDDCENKFIVFNSDIHDMATPVRTTVFSRAESIKILNKNNQEVPFSCFDKKYISGGSIVVATANGEQQIEQPGYYQFDVQLYNQTLPAWQLAIFTIEENPEMPLLIEDKSATIQNSFYTIGVEAGELYLENKHGRINNFIRFEDVADAGDSYDFSPLIGDVSVFGSIAGDSVQVRRDAFMQQLLVETELKIAANLVDRQAGVFEQRLTIATIITLQNDAELIQVQHEIVNGCKDHRIRAVITTGFDIKQNLAKQGFGMLQRELENPRAANWREMKFAEKPQAIHALDQLVQLQGGTGQQLLLVSQALKEYEVVSNRELAVTLFRSVGLLGRDDLVNRPGRASGINNIVVPTPDAQMQQTMSFSYGVVAVTPQQPLYNYYEQLYPRYTVYQKQKMNTFHSRLERFELPMNMVQWQDESMIQLDNPALSLSVLKQASHADEIIVRCFNLSETVQQGTFALSAGWQICQSRLLEDKCSSLADNKIELAPNNYITIKTKRG; encoded by the coding sequence ATGAAGAAAAAAATTGTTCACGTCGTACCGCATTCGCATTGGGATCGGGAGTGGTATTTTACTATTGAAGATTCAAATGTGTTGTTGGCTGAGAATATGTATGCTTTGTTGCGCTTTTTGCGTGACCATCCGGAATTTCCGGCATATGTTTTTGATGGGCAGTATTCGGTTATTGATGAATATCTACAATGGCATCCTGAAGATCGTGAGTTAATCAGCGATTTGGTTACAGCAAGACGTTTGTATATTGGACCGTGGTATACGCAGGCGGATACCAGACTGGTGCATATTGAATCCTTAATTCGTAATTTGCTGTATGGTATTCAGTTGAGTTCAGCAATGGGACATTCGATGGATATTGGGTATTTACCGGATGTTTTTGGTCAGAATGCTTATTTGCCATCAATTTTTAAAGATTTTGGTATTGCTAAATCAATTGTACAACGGGGTATTTACAACGACCAGCTAAGCAGTGGTGATGTAAATATGCTTTGGACTTCACCGGATAATGTTCAGGTACCAATGAATTATATATATTTTGGCTATGGGCCTGGGAAGTTTTTGCAAGCAGATGAAGCATATTTGAATGAACATTTGTTACCGATTTTGTCGGTGTTAAGCGATTTGAATACAAATACTGATGTATTGTTGTTGCCGGCGGGCGGAGATCAGGTTTTTGTAAGAGAACAATTTCCAGATGTTGTTGCTCGTTTAAATGCGATGCAGGAACAATATCATTTTGTGCTGTCTGATTATGAACACTTTATGGAAGAAGCTTGGCAACAACCGGAAAAGTTTACTACTGAGTTGAAAAATGAACTGGTTGCTTCGCAAAAGTCACGCATTCATACTACTATTGCTTCACAGCGTTATGATATTAAAGAAGCAAACAGTCGAATTGAACACAAAATTTTGAATATACTTGAGCCGATGCTGACTTTTGCCAAAGTGCAGGGTATTAGTGATTATCCGCAAAAACAATTGGATACAGTCTGGAAACAATTATTTGATGTGCACGCTCATGATAGTATTGGCGGTTGTAATTCAGATACCACCAATGCCGCAATTATGGCGCGGCTTGCATCGTGCGAGCGCATTGTCAATGATTTATTGAATATTGTTCAGAAGCGAATTGCACATGCAGCAATTACTGATGACTGCGAGAACAAGTTTATTGTCTTCAACAGTGATATTCATGATATGGCGACACCTGTTCGCACCACTGTTTTTAGTCGTGCTGAGTCGATAAAAATATTGAATAAGAATAATCAAGAAGTGCCATTCAGTTGTTTTGATAAGAAATATATAAGTGGCGGAAGTATTGTTGTTGCAACTGCAAACGGTGAGCAACAAATTGAACAACCGGGTTATTACCAATTCGATGTTCAGCTCTATAATCAAACCCTTCCGGCGTGGCAGTTAGCGATTTTTACCATTGAAGAAAACCCTGAAATGCCATTACTAATTGAAGATAAGTCAGCTACTATTCAAAATAGCTTCTACACCATAGGGGTAGAAGCCGGTGAGCTTTATCTTGAGAATAAACATGGTCGCATCAATAATTTCATTCGTTTTGAAGATGTTGCTGATGCCGGTGATTCTTATGACTTTTCGCCATTAATTGGTGATGTATCGGTGTTTGGCAGTATTGCAGGCGATTCAGTGCAGGTTAGACGCGATGCGTTTATGCAGCAACTACTTGTTGAGACTGAATTGAAGATTGCTGCTAATCTGGTTGACCGGCAAGCTGGTGTTTTTGAGCAACGCTTAACTATTGCTACAATAATTACTTTGCAGAATGATGCCGAATTAATTCAAGTTCAGCATGAAATTGTTAATGGTTGCAAAGATCATCGTATACGTGCGGTTATTACTACCGGATTTGATATTAAGCAGAATTTGGCTAAACAAGGGTTCGGCATGTTGCAACGTGAGTTGGAAAATCCGCGTGCGGCAAACTGGCGCGAAATGAAGTTTGCCGAGAAACCGCAAGCGATTCATGCGCTTGATCAGCTGGTACAGCTTCAAGGCGGAACCGGGCAACAATTGTTGCTGGTTAGTCAGGCGCTGAAAGAATACGAGGTTGTCAGCAATCGTGAACTTGCAGTGACGTTGTTCCGCAGTGTTGGCTTGCTGGGGCGGGACGATTTAGTCAATCGTCCCGGGCGTGCATCTGGGATCAACAACATTGTTGTCCCGACACCAGATGCACAAATGCAGCAGACAATGAGTTTCAGCTATGGTGTTGTTGCCGTGACACCGCAACAACCACTATATAATTATTACGAACAATTGTATCCGCGCTATACGGTTTATCAAAAGCAAAAAATGAATACTTTTCATTCAAGACTGGAACGTTTTGAATTGCCAATGAATATGGTGCAATGGCAAGATGAATCAATGATTCAGTTGGATAACCCGGCATTATCACTGAGTGTGTTAAAACAAGCAAGTCATGCTGATGAAATAATTGTTCGATGCTTCAATCTTTCTGAAACTGTTCAGCAGGGCACCTTTGCTTTATCAGCGGGATGGCAGATTTGTCAATCAAGATTACTTGAAGATAAGTGCAGTTCATTAGCTGATAATAAGATTGAATTGGCACCAAATAATTACATTACTATAAAAACAAAGCGAGGTTAA